A stretch of the Panicum virgatum strain AP13 chromosome 9N, P.virgatum_v5, whole genome shotgun sequence genome encodes the following:
- the LOC120688179 gene encoding homeobox-leucine zipper protein HOX1-like encodes MEMMVNARDQEQHGLGLSLSLSIATAHPVEPPPQRAISVAPISSHPAPPMPPQPQWWSGAGLFFSPSSGMDRSLERKQQPGAVAACHGHEMPFLRGIDVNRAPAGEARRGSCSEDEEPAASSPNSTLSSLSGKRAAATRSGGDQTPRAGGGGVGSDDEDSGAGGGSRKKLRLSKDQAAVLEESFKEHNTLNPKQKAALAKQLNLKPRQVEVWFQNRRARTKLKQTEVDCEFLKRCCETLTEENRRLQREVAELRALKLVAPHQYARMPPPTTLTMCPSCERLATADEAGRAARPAPTGLPWGPVPVRPVFVDGPARRS; translated from the exons ATGGAGATGATGGTTAATGCGAGGGATCAGGAGCAGCACGGGCTCGGGCTCAGCCTCAGCCTGAGCATCGCCACCGCGCACCctgtcgagccgccgccgcagcgagcTATCAGCGTCGCGCCCATCTCCTCCCACCCCGCGCCGCCgatgccgccgcagccgcagtgGTGGAGCGGCGCCGGTCTCTTCTTCTCCCCCTCCTCCG GGATGGATCGATCTTTGGAGAGGAAGCAGCAGccgggcgcggtggcggcgtgccACGGCCACGAGATGCCGTTCCTGCGGGGCATCGACGTGAACCGGGCGCCGGCCGGGGAGGCCCGGAGGGGAAGCTGCAGCGAGGACGAGGAGCCCGCCGCGTCGTCGCCCAACAGCACGCTGTCCAGCCTCAGCGGGAAGCGGGCCGCAGCGACGAGGAGCGGGGGCGACCAGACcccgagggccggcggcggaggcgtcggcagcgacgacgaggactctggcgccggcggcgggtcgcGTAAGAAGCTCCGCCTGTCCAAGGACCAGGCCGCCGTCCTCGAGGAGAGCTTCAAAGAGCACAACACCCTCAACCCC AAGCAGAAGGCGGCGCTGGCGAAGCAGCTGAACCTGAAGCCGCGCCAGGTCGAGGTCTGGTTCCAGAACCGCAGGGCCAG GACGAAGCTGAAGCAGACGGAGGTGGACTGCGAGTTCCTGAAGCGCTGCTGCGAGACGCTGACGGAGGAGAACCGGCGGCTGCAGCGGGAGGTGGCGGAGCTGCGCGCGCTCAAGCTCGTCGCGCCGCACCAGTACGCGCGCATGCCGCCGCCCACCACCCTCACCATGTGCCCCTCCTGCGagcgcctcgccaccgccgacgaggccggccgcgccgcccgccccgcgcCCACGGGGCTGCCCTGGGGCCCCGTCCCCGTGCGGCCCGTGTTCGTCGACGGCCCGGCCCGGAGGTCATGA